A region from the Benincasa hispida cultivar B227 chromosome 12, ASM972705v1, whole genome shotgun sequence genome encodes:
- the LOC120067973 gene encoding clavaminate synthase-like protein At3g21360: MEFRSCKEFKVGKCEGQKEVDGETMPLVLQPPEANKANFESLLLAVKNNKDWLDQMIIKHSAVLLRGYDVSKAEEFNDIVEAFGWEDIRYVGPAPRTHIYKRIWTANEGPLSEFIYYHHEMVLIKEYPKRVILYCEIPPPEGGETPIVPSFKITEKMVKEFPEEVEEMEKKGLKYTFTALSKNDTSSMRGRGWEQAFGSSDRIEAEKRANALGMDVEWLPNGAMKTILGPRCLTKVFEGRKGRRMWFNTMVGMHGKEHSSALMADGTEIAENLVKRCQEIIEEESIQFKWEKGDVLFLDNYALLHGRRPSLPPRRVLVATCK, encoded by the exons ATGGAGTTTAGAAGTTGCAAGGAGTTTAAGGTTGGAAAATGTGAAGGCCAAAAGGAAGTTGATGGAGAAACCATGCCATTGGTTCTACAGCCTCCTGAAGCAAACAAGGCCAACTTTGAGTCTCTTTTGTTGGCTGTCAAAAACAATAAGGATTGGTTGGACCAAATGATCATCAAACACAGTGCGGTTTTGCTCCGAGGATACGACGTGTCGAAAGCTGAGGAGTTCAACGACATCGTCGAAGCCTTCGGGTGGGAAGACATTCGATATGTCGGCCCGGCTCCAAGAACCCATATTTATAAGAGGATTTGGACTGCCAATGAAGGACCCCTCTCCGAGTTCATTTACTACCATCATGAGATGGTtttg ATAAAGGAATATCCAAAGAGGGTAATCTTGTACTGTGAAATACCACCCCCAGAAGGTGGAGAAACACCCATTGTTCCAAGCTTCAAAATAACAGAAAAAATGGTGAAGGAATTCCCagaagaagttgaagaaatGGAGAAGAAAGGCTTGAAATATACCTTCACTGCTCTTAGCAAAAATGATACTTCCTCTATGAGGGGCAGAGGTTGGGAACAGGCTTTTGGTTCATCTGATCGTATTGAAGCAGAAAAAAG GGCGAATGCATTGGGGATGGATGTAGAGTGGCTACCAAATGGGGCGATGAAGACGATATTGGGACCAAGGTGCCTAACAAAGGTGTTCGAGggaaggaaaggaagaagaatgtgGTTTAACACCATGGTGGGGATGCACGGGAAGGAGCACAGCTCGGCTTTAATGGCAGACGGGACAGAGATTGCAGAGAATTTGGTGAAGAGATGCCAGGAGATAATTGAAGAAGAAAGCATCCAATTCAAATGGGAAAAGGGGGATGTCCTGTTTTTGGATAACTATGCTTTGCTTCATGGAAGAAGGCCTTCTCTTCCTCCCAGAAGAGTCTTAGTTGCAACCTGCAAGTAG